One part of the Sardina pilchardus chromosome 5, fSarPil1.1, whole genome shotgun sequence genome encodes these proteins:
- the lim2.1 gene encoding lens intrinsic membrane protein 2.1: MYSFMGGGLFCAGVGNILLIVSTATDYWMQYRHSNNYMHQGLWRYCTPSKCFTHTDSIAYWDATRACMILSLLACFIGIIIGIMAFIHYSSFDRFDKTFAAGVLFFISCFFVFLAMAVYTGVTVNYYGKRYGNWRFSWSYIIGWVAVVLTFFSGIFYMCAYRMHECPRSSNRT; this comes from the exons ATGTACAGCTTCATGGGAGGCGGGCTGTTCTGTGCTGGCGTAGGGAATATACTCCTCATTGTTTCCACAGCAACAGATTATTGGATGCAGTACCGACACTCAAACAACTACATGCACCAGGGCCTCTGGCGCTACTGCACGCCTTCCAAATGCTTTACACACACCGACAGCATTG CTTACTGGGATGCCACTCGAGCATGCATGATCCTGTCCCTGCTGGCCTGTTTCATAGGCATCATCATCGGCATCATGGCCTTCATCCACTACTCCTCCTTTGACAGATTTGATAAGACCTTTGCTGCAGGCGTTTTATTCTTCATCTCAT GCTTCTTTGTATTTCTGGCAATGGCGGTGTACACTGGTGTGACGGTAAATTACTATGGCAAACGCTATGGAAACTGGCGATTTTCCTGGTCCTACATCATTGGCTGGGTGGCAGTGGTACTCACATTCTTTTCAG GTATATTCTACATGTGTGCTTATCGGATGCATGAGTGCCCAAGAAGTTCCAACAGGACTTAG